Proteins found in one Gopherus evgoodei ecotype Sinaloan lineage unplaced genomic scaffold, rGopEvg1_v1.p scaffold_167_arrow_ctg1, whole genome shotgun sequence genomic segment:
- the LOC115639976 gene encoding olfactory receptor 14A2-like: protein MAYDRYVAICQPLRYETIMNSRACVLLAAGAWISGILYSVLHTGNTFALTFCGGNMMDQFFCEIPQLLKLTCSDSYLSAVGVLVFSVCLVLGCFVFIILSYVQIFKSVLRIPSEQGRHKALSTCLPHLTVVSLFVCTGAFSYLKPTSSSPSALDLVVGILYSVLPPVMNPVIYSMRNKEIKAALRRLTG from the coding sequence ATGGCGTATGACCGATATgttgccatctgccaaccactgcgcTATGAGACAATAATGAACAGCAGAGCTTGTGTCTTACTagcagctggtgcctggatcagTGGAATTCTCTACTCTGTACTACACACCGGGAACACATTTGCATTGaccttctgtggaggcaacatgatggatcagttcttctgtgaaatcccccagctgcTGAAGCTCACCTGTTCTGACTCATATCTCAGTGCAGTTGGAGTTCTTGTCTTTAGTGTGTGTTTAGTCTTAGGctgctttgtttttatcattttgtcgtatgttcagatcttcaaatcaGTGCTCAGGATCCCCTCTGAGCAGGGACGACATAAAGCCctctccacctgccttcctcacctcactgtggtctccttgttTGTTTGCACTGGGGCCTTTTcctacctgaaacccacctccagctccccatCTGCCCTGGATCTTGTGGTGGGAATTCTCTATTCTGTATTGCCACCAGTCATGAATCCAgttatctacagcatgaggaacaaagaGATCAAAGCTGCCTTGAGGAGACTGACTGGGT